In one Tripterygium wilfordii isolate XIE 37 chromosome 22, ASM1340144v1, whole genome shotgun sequence genomic region, the following are encoded:
- the LOC119991251 gene encoding very-long-chain 3-oxoacyl-CoA reductase 1-like, whose protein sequence is MGPCFFDTLKAQPSWVLLLFSLGSFSILKFSLAVLKWVYVSFLRPAKNLKKYGSWALVTGPTDGIGKSFAFELGRKGLNLVLVGRNPGKLRDVSDSIKAKYGKIEIKNVVVDFGGDLDEGVKRIGEAIDGLDIGVLINNVGISYPYARFFHEVDEELLRNLIKVNVEGTTKVTQTIMPGMLKRKKGAIVNIGSGAAIVIPSDPLYGVYAATKAYIDQFSRSLYVEYKDRGIDVQCQVPLYVATKMASIRRSSFFVPSTDGYARAAMRWIGYDPRCTPYWPHSLLWGLAHSLPEFVIDAWRLRFCLGIRKRGQLKDSRKTE, encoded by the exons ATGGGGCCCTGTTTCTTCGACACGCTAAAGGCGCAGCCAAGTTGGGTTCTTTTGCTGTTCAGTTTGGGATCCTTTTCGATTTTGAAATTCTCTCTCGCGGTTCTCAAATGGGTCTATGTTAGTTTTCTCAGGCCCGCGAAGAATCTTAAGAAATACGGGTCGTGGGCTCTGGTTACGGGTCCGACTGACGGTATTGGGAAGAGTTTCGCGTTCGAGTTGGGTCGTAAAGGGCTTAACCTGGTGTTGGTGGGTCGGAATCCGGGTAAGCTGAGGGATGTATCGGATTCAATCAAGGCTAAATACGGTAAGATTGAAATCAAGAATGTTGTTGTTGATTTCGGTGGGGATCTTGACGAGGGTGTGAAAAGGATTGGAGAAGCTATTGACGGATTGGATATTGGGGTTTTGATTAACAATGTCGGGATTTCGTACCCGTACGCGAGGTTCTTTCACGAAGTCGATGAGGAGCTTCTGAGGAATCTAATTAAAGTCAATGTCGAAGGGACTACGAAGGTTACGCAGACTATTATGCCAGGGATGTTGAAGAGGAAGAAAGGGGCAATCGTGAACATCGGGTCGGGTGCGGCCATCGTGATTCCGTCCGATCCTCTTTACGGCGTTTATGCTGCCACAAAAGC GTATATTGATCAATTCTCTAGGTCCCTTTATGTTGAGTATAAGGATAGAGGGATCGATGTGCAGTGTCAG GTTCCTTTGTATGTGGCAACTAAGATGGCATCAATCAGGAGATCGTCGTTCTTCGTGCCATCAACAGATGGTTATGCTCGAGCAGCAATGCGCTGGATAGGATACGATCCCCGCTGCACCCCATACTGGCCTCATTCCCTTCTCTGGGGTTTGGCTCACTCATTGCCAGAGTTTGTTATCGATGCATGGCGTCTAAGGTTTTGCCTTGGAATCCGAAAGAGAGGGCAGCTTAAAGATTCAAGGAAGACGGAGTAG
- the LOC119991253 gene encoding photosystem II core complex proteins psbY, chloroplastic-like, with product MAATMAILHAKCSTICSSNNSSNNSNPTKPFSKPTSILSLQNLPKGLAISKSTDLLPSSSSLAGVIFSGLSSCDAAFAAQQISEIAEADNRGISLLLPIIPAIAWVLFNILQPALNQINRMRSTNEFIIGLGLCGLAGLTPDASASEIAMIADGATNDNRGQLLLLVVAPAILWVLYNILQPALNQINRMRSK from the coding sequence ATGGCAGCAACAATGGCAATCCTGCACGCAAAGTGTTCGACGATTTGCTCTTCCAACAACAGCTCCAACAACAGCAACCCCACCAAGCCATTCTCAAAACCCACTTCCATTCTATCCCTTCAAAACCTCCCAAAAGGCCTAGCCATCTCAAAATCAACTGATCTGCTCCCATCATCTTCTTCCCTTGCTGGAGTAATCTTTTCCGGCTTGAGCTCATGTGATGCGGCCTTTGCAGCCCAACAAATCTCCGAGATTGCTGAAGCAGACAACCGTGGGATTTCTCTGTTGCTCCCAATAATTCCTGCGATTGCTTGGGTTCTGTTCAATATTCTTCAACCAGCACTGAATCAGATCAACCGCATGAGAAGCACGAACGAGTTTAtaattgggcttgggctttgtGGTTTGGCTGGTTTGACACCAGATGCATCTGCTAGTGAAATTGCTATGATTGCCGATGGTGCCACCAATGACAACAGAGGTCAGCTACTGCTTTTGGTTGTTGCTCCTGCTATTCTGTGGGTTTTGTACAACATTCTACAGCCTGCTTTGAACCAGATCAACAGGATGAGGTCTAAGtga
- the LOC119991247 gene encoding ultraviolet-B receptor UVR8-like codes for MDATTSGTPAIQYHAIPDQPIASIVVAAPVSTFQRVQRHCFGDSHPGEFPLAANPSIVLHVLTACNLDPQDLAKLEATSSFFRQPANFAPDFELSITELAALDTCQKRAIFMPMTAEERQDLKQKCGGSWKLVLRFLLVGEVCCRREKSQAIAGPGHSIAVTSKGAVYSFGSNSSGQLGHGTTEEEWRPRQIRSLQGIRIIQAAVGAGRTMLISDAGQVYAFGKDLFGEGEYGVQGSILVTTPQQVESLKNIFVVQAAIGNFFTAVLSREGRVYTFSWGSDGRLCHQTDPNDAEPHPLLGALENIPVVQIAAGYCYLLCLACQPSGMSVYSVGCGLGGKLGHGAKTDEKYPRLIEQFQLLNLQPAVVAAGAWHAAVVGRDGRVCTWGWGRYGCLGHGNEECESVPKVVEALSNVKAVNVATGDYTTFVVSEDGEVFSFGCGEYASLGHNAAAPVDGQGNRHANVSSPELVTSLKQLNERVLQISLTNSLYWNAHTFALTESGKLYAFGAGDKGQLGIELANNQTVRWNPERVDIDFS; via the exons ATGGATGCCACAACGAGTGGAACTCCGGCTATACAATATCATGCCATCCCTGACCAGCCAATTGCTAGCATTGTTGTTGCTGCTCCTGTATCAACATTCCAACGTGTTCAACGCCATTGTTTTGGGGACTCTCACCCCGGTGAATTTCCTTTGGCTGCCAACCCCTCAATAGTCCTTCATGTCCTCACTGCGTGTAATTTGGACCCTCAAGATCTTGCAAAACTTGAG GCAACATCCTCCTTCTTCAGGCAGCCTGCCAATTTCGCCCCCGACTTTGAATTGTCTATCACAGAGCTTGCTGCATTGGACACGTGCCAAAAGAGAGCCATATTTATGCCAATGACAGCCGAAGAGCGTCAGGACTTGAAGCAGAAATGTGGGGGTTCATGGAAATTGGTACTTAGATTTTTGCTTGTTGGAGAAGTATGTTGCAGGAGGGAGAAGTCCCAGGCCATAGCTGGGCCTGGTCACAGTATTGCTGTGACCTCAAAGGGAGCAGTTTACTCCTTTGGCTCTAATAGCTCAGGACAACTTGGGCATGGAACCACTGAAGAAGAATGGCGACCCCGACAAATTAG ATCCCTGCAAGGTATTCGGATCATCCAAGCAGCTGTGGGGGCTGGTCGGACAATGCTGATTAGCGATGCAGGACAGGTCTATGCCTTTGGAAAGGACTTGTTTGGGGAAGGTGAATATGGTGTTCAAGGAAGTATACTTGTTACAACCCCACAGCAGGTTGAGTCtttgaaaaacatatttgtagTGCAAGCTGCAATTGGGAATTTCTTTACTGCTGTGTTGTCTAGAGAAGGTAGGGTTTACACATTTTCCTGGGGAAGTGATGGAAGACTTTGTCATCAAACTGATCCAAATGATGCAGAGCCCCATCCTTTGTTGGGAGCACTAGAAAACATACCTGTGGTTCAAATTGCTGCTGGATACTGCTATCTTCTTTGTCTGGCCTGTCAACCTAGTGGAAT GTCAGTATACTCCGTTGGTTGTGGTTTGGGTGGGAAGCTTGGACATGGGGCAAAAACTGACGAAAAGTATCCGCGACTGATTGAACAGTTTCAGTTGTTGAACCTTCAGCCAGCAGTTGTTGCCGCTGGTGCTTGGCATGCTGCTGTGGTAGGTAGAGATGGACGGGTTTGCACTTGGGGTTGGGGTCGATATGGATGTTTGGGCCATGGGAATGAAGAATGTGAGTCAGTTCCTAAGGTGGTTGAAGCGTTGAGCAATGTCAAAGCTGTAAATGTTGCCACAGGGGACTATACTACCTTTGTGGTCTCTGAAGATGGTGAGGTGTTCTCATTTGGGTGTGGGGAATATGCTAGTCTTGGACATAATGCTGCAGCTCCTGTTGATGGACAG GGAAATAGGCATGCAAATGTGTCGAGTCCAGAGCTAGTAACCTCGCTGAAGCAGCTGAACGAACGAGTGCTGCAAATCAGCCTCACCAATTCCTTATACTGGAATGCCCACACATTTGCCCTCACTGAATCCGGAAAGCTTTACGCATTCGGGGCCGGAGACAAAGGGCAGCTGGGTATAGAACTTGCTAACAACCAGACTGTAAGGTGGAATCCAGAACGGGTTGATATTGATTTTAGTTAG
- the LOC119991248 gene encoding T-complex protein 1 subunit epsilon, with protein MALAFDEFGRQFIILREQEQKTRLRGLDAHKSNISAGKAVARILRTSLGPKGMDKMLQSPDGDVTITNDGATILEQMDVDNQIAKLMVELSRSQDYEIGDGTTGVVVLAGALLEQAERLLERGIHPIRIAEGYEMASRIAFEHLEHIAENFEFDSSNLEPLIQTCMTTLSSKIVNRSKRSLAEIAVKAVIAVADLERKDVNFDLIKVEGKVGGKLEDTELIYGILVDKDMSHPQMPKQIEDAKIAILTCPFEPPKPKTKHKVDIDTVEKFQILRQQEQKYFDDMVQKCKDVGATLVICQWGFDDEANHLLMHRNLPAVRWVGGVELELIAIATGGRIVPRFQELTPEKLGKAGLIREKAFGTTKDRMLYIEHCANSRAVTIFIRGGNKMMIEETKRSIHDALCVARNLIRNNSIVYGGGSAEIACSIAVEAASDKHPGVEQYAIRAFADALDSVPMALAENSGLQPIETLSAVKSQQIKENNPYYGIDCNDVGTNDMRQQNVFETLIGKQQQILLATQVVKMILKIDDVISPSDF; from the exons ATGGCTTTGGCTTTCGACGAGTTCGGAAGGCAGTTCATAATACTAAGGGAACAGGAGCAAAAGACGAGATTGAGAGGCCTCGATGCACACAAGTCTAACATTTCTGCAGGGAAAGCGGTGGCTCGCATCCTCCGCACCTCCCTAGGTCCCAAAGGCATGGACAAGATGCTCCAGAGCCCCGACGGAGACGTCACAATCA CGAATGATGGTGCAACAATCTTGGAGCAGATGGATGTTGACAACCAAATTGCAAAGCTGATGGTTGAACTATCCCGGAGTCAAGATTATGAAATTGGTGATGGTACAACTGGTGTTGTTGTATTAGCTGGTGCACTTCTGGAGCAGGCTGAGCGGTTATTGGAGCGTGGGATACATCCAATTAGGATTGCAGAAGGCTATGAGATGGCTTCTAGAATAGCCTTTGAACATTTGGAGCATatagctgaaaattttgaatttgattcatCGAATCTGGAGCCTTTGATTCAAACTTGCATGACTACTTTGTCCTCAAAGAT AGTGAATCGCAGCAAGCGCAGTTTGGCTGAGATTGCAGTTAAAGCAGTTATTGCTGTTGCTGACTTAGAGAGGAAGGATGTTAATTTTGATTTGATCAAGGTTGAAGGGAAGGTGGGTGGTAAGCTAGAAGATACTGAACTAATTTATGGCATTCTTGTGGACAAGGATATGAGCCATCCACAGATGCCAAAGCAGATTGAAGATGCAAAAATTGCTATCTTGACTTGTCCATTTGAGCCACCAAAGCCAAAGACAAAGCATAAGGTGGACATTGATACAGTGGAAAAGTTTCAGATTTTACGTCAGCAGGAGCAGAAGTATTTTGATGACATGGTTCAGAAGTGCAAA GATGTTGGTGCTACATTGGTCATCTGTCAATGGGGATTTGATGATGAGGCCAACCACCTGTTAATGCATAGAAACTTGCCTGCTGTTCGATGGGTTGGTGGTGTGGAGTTAGAGCTGATAGCCATAGCCACAG GTGGAAGAATTGTGCCAAGGTTCCAGGAGTTGACCCCGGAGAAACTGGGAAAG GCTGGTTTGATTCGTGAGAAGGCCTTTGGTACAACAAAAGATCGAATGCTGTACATTGAACATTGTGCAAATTCAAGGGCTGTGACTATATTTATTCGGGGAG GAAACAAAATGATGATAGAAGAGACAAAGCGAAGTATCCACGACGCACTATGTGTTGCTAGAAATCTTATACGCAACAATTCCATTGTATATGGTGGTGGGTCAGCTGAGATTGCTTGCTCAATTGCTGTGGAGGCTGCCTCTGATAAGCATCCAGGAGTTGAGCAG TATGCCATTAGGGCATTTGCGGATGCTCTGGATTCCGTTCCCATGGCCCTTGCAGAAAATAGTGGCCTCCAACCCATTGAGACATTATCCGCTGTGAAATCTCAGCAAATCAAG GAGAACAACCCCTACTATGGAATAGATTGCAATGACGTTGGTACGAACGACATGCGTCAGCAAAACGTCTTTGAGACTTTGATAGGGAAGCAACAGCAGATCTTGTTGGCAACACAGGTCGTCAAGATGATATTGAAAATTGATGATGTGATTTCCCCATCTGATTTCTGA
- the LOC119991076 gene encoding cleavage and polyadenylation specificity factor subunit 6-like → MDPTVEEQIDYGDEEYGVNQKMQYQGAGAISALADEEMIGEDDEYDDLDNDVNVGEGFLQMHRSEAPPPANVGNGLLQAQKIDAPDPKVEAGSTHGLSNSGVPVVGHYSNTGTRFPEQGVQLSVKGQGLVSAGYPDGSSVSQKGQVMEIAHDAQVRNVGFQGSTSVPPNIGADIAGIPVRIPNNPAPALNPNSGVPQILTNQTSMNPNVNCVNENEIRPSVDNGLTVLYVGELHWWTTDAELENVFSQYGRVKEIKFFDERASGKSKGYCQVEFYDPTAAAACKGGMNGYLFNGRACVVAFASPQTLKQMGASYNQNQPESQPQAQGRKPMNDGIGRGNNMNYQGGDGGRNYGRGSWGRGGQGMLNRGPGGGGHMRGRGGMGAKNMGGAGIGGPAGGGGYGQGLAGPAFVGPAGSMMYPQGMMGAGFDPTFMGHGGYGGFSGPGFPGMLPSFPAVNAMGLAGVAPHVNPAFFARGMAPNGIRMMGSSSMDGHHAGMWADSGMGAWGGEEQGRRTRESSYGGDDGASEYGHGEVNHEKGGRPTAASREKDRGSDRDWSGNTDRRQRDEREQDWDRSEREHRYQEEKDNYRDHRQRERDSGYKDDWDRGQSSSRPRSRSRAMPEESHRSRSRDVDFGKRRHMPSE, encoded by the coding sequence ATGGACCCAACAGTTGAAGAGCAAATAGATTATGGGGACGAAGAGTATGGAGTTAATCAGAAGATGCAGTATCAGGGGGCTGGAGCAATATCAGCACTTGCAGATGAAGAAATGATAGGGGAAGATGATGAGTATGATGACCTAGACAATGATGTTAATGTTGGAGAGGGCTTCCTCCAGATGCACCGATCTGAGGCTCCACCTCCTGCTAATGTGGGAAATGGACTCCTCCAAGCTCAGAAAATCGATGCTCCTGATCCAAAGGTTGAAGCTGGGAGCACACATGGGTTAAGTAATTCTGGGGTTCCAGTTGTAGGGCATTATTCTAACACTGGGACACGTTTTCCTGAGCAGGGAGTCCAACTGTCTGTTAAAGGACAGGGATTGGTATCTGCTGGCTACCCAGATGGGTCTTCTGTATCACAAAAAGGGCAGGTTATGGAGATCGCCCATGATGCTCAAGTCCGGAATGTTGGGTTTCAGGGTTCGACATCTGTGCCCCCAAACATCGGGGCTGATATTGCTGGTATACCTGTGAGGATACCCAATAACCCTGCACCTGCTCTGAATCCTAACTCCGGCGTTCCACAGATTCTGACTAATCAAACTAGCATGAATCCAAATGTGAATTGTGTTAATGAAAATGAGATCCGACCATCTGTAGATAATGGCTTGACCGTGCTCTATGTTGGTGAATTACATTGGTGGACAACTGATGCAGAGCTGGAGAATGTTTTTTCTCAGTATGGAAGAGTCAAGGAGATTAAGTTCTTTGATGAGAGAGCTAGCGGTAAATCCAAAGGCTATTGTCAAGTTGAGTTCTATGACCCTACTGCCGCAGCTGCTTGTAAAGGAGGAATGAATGGTTATCTTTTTAATGGACGTGCTTGTGTTGTTGCCTTTGCTTCTCCACAAACACTGAAGCAGATGGGAGCCTCTTATAACCAAAACCAACCTGAGTCTCAACCTCAGGCTCAGGGAAGGAAGCCCATGAATGATGGTATTGGAAGAGGTAATAATATGAATTATCAAGGTGGGGATGGAGGGAGGAACTATGGTAGGGGCTCTTGGGGACGGGGTGGACAGGGAATGCTAAACAGAGGTCCAGGGGGTGGAGGTCATATGAGGGGAAGAGGAGGAATGGGTGCAAAGAACATGGGTGGGGCTGGAATTGGAGGTCCAGCTGGTGGTGGAGGCTATGGACAAGGCCTTGCAGGTCCTGCATTTGTGGGTCCTGCTGGCAGTATGATGTATCCTCAAGGTATGATGGGAGCTGGATTCGATCCGACTTTTATGGGTCATGGTGGTTATGGAGGGTTTTCAGGCCCTGGTTTTCCTGGCATGCTTCCATCATTTCCTGCTGTTAATGCAATGGGACTAGCAGGGGTGGCTCCTCATGTAAACCCGGCCTTCTTTGCTCGGGGAATGGCACCTAATGGGATAAGAATGATGGGTTCCTCAAGTATGGATGGGCATCATGCAGGAATGTGGGCTGATTCTGGCATGGGCGCATGGGGAGGAGAGGAGCAAGGTCGAAGAACAAGGGAGTCAAGTTACGGTGGTGATGATGGTGCTTCTGAATATGGCCATGGAGAGGTGAATCATGAAAAGGGAGGTAGGCCAACTGCTGCTTCTCGGGAAAAAGATCGAGGTTCTGATCGTGACTGGTCAGGGAACACTGATAGGAGGCAGCGAGATGAGAGAGAACAGGATTGGGATAGGTCTGAAAGGGAGCATCGATATCAGGAAGAAAAGGATAACTATCGTGACCATCGGCAAAGAGAACGTGACTCTGGTTACAAGGATGACTGGGATAGAGGGCAGTCTTCTTCTAGACCTCGGAGCAGGTCGCGTGCAATGCCAGAAGAAAGTCATAGGTCTCGTTCAAGGGACGTGGATTTTGGGAAGAGGAGACACATGCCGTCAGAGTGA
- the LOC119991077 gene encoding actin-related protein 3-like, whose amino-acid sequence MDPTSRPAVVIDNGTGYTKMGFAGNVEPCFTLPTVVAVNESFLNQSRSSSKSNWLAQHSAGVMADLDYFIGDEALAKSRSSNIYNLSYPMRHGQVENWDAMERYWQQCIFNYLRCDPEDHYFLLTESPLTAPETREYRGEIMFETFNVPGLYIAVNSVLALAAGYTTSKCEMTGVVVDVGDGATHVVPVADGYVIGSSIKSIPIAGKDVTHFIQQLMRERGEKIPPEDSFEVARQVKEMHCYTCSDIVKEFNKHDKEPAKYIKQWRGIKPKTGAPYSCDVGYERFLGPEIFFNPEIYSSDFTTPLPVVIDKCIQSAPIDTRRALYKNIVLSGGSTMFKDFHRRLQRDLKKIVDTRVLASDARLDGEIKAQPVEVNVISHPIQRFAVWFGGSVLASTPEFFTACHTKEEYEEYGASICRTNPVFKGMY is encoded by the exons ATGGACCCTACTTCTCGCCCAGCCGTCGTCATTGACAACGGCACCGG GTATACTAAGATGGGTTTTGCTGGTAACGTAGAGCCTTGTTTTACTCTTCCAACGGTAGTGGCAGTCAACGAGTCGTTTCTGAATCAGTCGAGGAGTTCTTCTAAGTCCAATTGGTTAGCGCAACACAGCGCGGGTGTCATGGCAGATCTGGATTACTTTATTGGAGACGAGGCATTGGCGAAATCGAGATCTAGTAACATTTACAATCTTAGCTATCCGATGCGTCACGGTCAAGTGGAGAATTGGGATGCCATGGAACGTTACTGGCAGCAGTGCATTTTCAACTATCTTCGTTGTGATCCGGAAGACCATTACTTTCTGTTGACAGAGAGCCCGCTTACTGCACCAGAGACTCGCGAGTATAGGGGCGAGATCATGTTTGAGACGTTCAATGTTCCTGGGCTTTATATTGCTGTCAATTCAGTACTTGCTCTTGCCGCTGGGTATACCACATCCAAG TGTGAGATGACAGGGGTTGTAGTTGATGTTGGAGATGGGGCTACTCATGTGGTACCTGTAGCAGATGGTTATGTTATTGGGAGCAGCATTAAGTCAATTCCTATCGCTGGCAAAGATGTTACTCATTTTATTCAACAGCTCATGCGT GAAAGGGGAGAGAAGATACCCCCAGAAGATTCATTTGAAGTAGCTCGGCAAGTGAAAGAAATGCATTGCTACACCTGCTCTGATATTGTCAag GAATTTAACAAGCATGACAAAGAACCAGCCAAGTATATTAAGCAATGGAGAGGTATTAAACCAAAGACAGGTGCACCGTACTCATGTGATGTTGGTTATGAAAGATTTCTTGGCCCTGAG AttttcttcaatcccgagaTTTACAGCAGTGACTTTACAACTCCTTTGCCAGTTGTAATAGACAAGTGTATTCAGTCGGCTCCAATTGACACAAGGAGGGCTCTGTACAAG AATATAGTGTTGTCTGGAGGATCAACTATGTTCAAGGACTTCCACAGAAGGTTGCAACGGGATCTGAAGAAAATTGTGGATACTCGGGTTCTTGCGTCCGATGCTCGACTTGATGGGGAAATCAAA GCTCAACCAGTGGAAGTTAATGTTATCAGCCATCCTATTCAGCGATTTGCAGTCTGGTTCGGGGGTTCTGTACTTGCTTCAACGCCCGAATTTTTCACG GCTTGTCATACAAAAGAAGAGTACGAGGAATATGGAGCAAGCATATGCCGTACAAATCCTGTTTTCAAGGGGATGTATTGA